The nucleotide sequence ATAATTTTGAATGTAAAATTTCAGGATTGGACTTTTCTTCTAGTTTTTCTAACTCTTTAATATCTGCTTTTAATTTTTGATAAGCATTATCATCTTTAGGGAAATTGTAAATAATCTGCGATGCTAAAGAATCGCGGTAGGTTTGTGCTTGGGTATTTGATATACATAAAAAGCTAAATAACAAGAATAGTGTTTTCATAATTTTGATTTTATATGGATTATAAAGATAATATATTTTATTTGAGCACAAAGCTCAATTTTCCTAGCGTACAAAACCTGAAAAATATTTGGCTTAAAACGTTAAGAAAGTTTATACTCCAAAAAAACGGTACCGTTCAGCAAGCTACTATTAGCAAAAGCGTTTGTAAAGAATGCGATTTGGAAGCGCTTCGCGTGGTTAAAAAATTACGACTGAATCCCATCTTAATTAATGGAAAACCAGAACGTGTTCGGTTCAGAATTCCTATTCGATTGGCTTTAGAATAGTTTTTTAAGAAAATAAAATGTACCTTCGCAACCATAAAGAGAGGTGTCCGAGTGGTTGAAGGAGCAAGCCTGGAAAGTTTGTATGTGGGTAACTGCATCGAGGGTTCGAATCCCTTCCTCTCTGCAAGCAATATATAAAAGCCGACAGTAGTCGGTTTTTTTAATTTCCAATAACAAAACCCGCACGCTGCTGAAAGCATTTATTTTGAAAATTCAGCCGCAAAATCTGTTCAAAAAAACGTTACAAAAACAGCGCATACCAACAAACCCAAAGTCTTTATTTTATTAAAACTTTTGGTTTACATGCTTATTATGGGCTCAAAACAGTCACCCTTTTGGAACATATTATTCGTTTCATTTGTTAAAAAAGAAACTTCTTTCGTTCCAGCTTCAAAATTCATCTTAAACACCTGCTTTTCAAAATTTCCAGATTTATCAGGCGTAAAAACAAACATATCTTCTTCCACGCTAAAAGTTCCGTTTATAAACTGAATATTTTTTACTTGCCCCCACGAATAACCTGCTTTTTCAGTTTGTTCTTTTTTTATAGGATCAAAATGATATGTGGTAATAACCATTTGTGCTAAATTGTTGCTCCAACCATATTCTAAAAGTGTTTCAGTAACATACACCATTGCCTCTTTTTGCGTTTCGTTTTTATAGATAAAACACTTTTTTTCGGTAGCTTCAATTATTGGTTCTTCTATTTCAACGGGTAATTTCTCAACTTGTCGAACGGGTGGTGGTGGAATAACTTTTCTTATCTTCTTTTTTTGTGCCGATGCGCTTAAACACAACAATAAAGCACCAATTAACCATAGACTTTTCATAATCAAACAAGCAATATTTCTTCGTTAAAGATAGAAAAGATTTTGAAACGCGCTTAGGACAAATCAGATAAATCTGTTTCGGGTTGCAGCTCTACCGCTGGTTGATTTTGACAGAACAATCGCGCCGGTAAACTGCCTTTCAACGTAATCTTTTGTCCGTACACTTCCAGCCAACTTCCTTCGCGAAGTCCAAGAACAGGTTGTGAATTAAAACAATGAAATTCGTTAATACGAGTTTCGCGGGTTTCGCCCATGTGTGTAGAACCTTCTACCGGATCCAAATAATGCGGGTTTATATTAAACGGAACCATTCCCAATGTTTGGAAACTCGGTGGGTACACAATCGGCATATCGTTTGTAGTTTCCATAGTTAAACCGGTAATATTGCTTCCAGCCGAACAGCCTAAATAGGGCGTACCGTTTTGCAGTACTTTTTTTAGAGGCGATAAAACGTGTTGCCCATACAGTTGTTTTACCAATAAAAAGGTGTTGCCACCGCCGGTGAAAATAGCTTCGGCTTTTTCAATTGCTGCTACAGGATTTTCAAAAGTATGTAAACCCACCACGTCTTTATCAATTTTTGCAAAAGCATCTGCCACCTTAGCAGTATATGCATCATGCGAAATACCACCTGGCCTTGCATAGGGAATAAACAATATGGTGCTTGCAGTTTTAAAATGATTTTTCAAAACAGGTAGTAAATATTCTAAATACCCCATTCCATGTAGGGTTGATGTGCTTGCAATGAGTAAATGCTTCATAATATTGATGGATGATGTGTGGAACAAACAGCAAACTTATTTATTTAACAATTGTTTACCAAAACGCTGTTTATCTTTTAACACTTTTGCAAATATTTTTGTTGAAATTAAATAAACATTTATGAAGTATCTTTATTTTTTATTGTTTTTTGTTTCAATCAATTCCTTTGCACAAAACCGAAATCTGCACAAAATGCGTTTGATGGCAGAAGCAAATGCTTTTCCACTAAAGGTAATTAATCAAAACACCAATGAAATTGTTACAACAGATAGCGGTGGCTTTTTTGTAATGAACGTTCAAGAAGCAGACGAATTGGCATTGGTTGAAAACGAATTTTATCAATTAAAATACCAACTAAAAAGCAGCGATTTGCAAAGCAGTATTGTTCGAATTTATGCTGAACCTTTAGATATGGTGTTGCAAGAAGTGGAAGTGGAACGAATCACGTCGAAATCATTAGGTATCGATGCTGCTTCAATAAATAAATACATCTACAAACGCAACCCTAACCCGAATATGGATTTTAAGGCACTCTTTTTGTGGGTGGCTAGTAAATTGCGCAAGAAAAAAGAAGCATCGTTGCTGCGCGCTCCTCATGAAATGAATCCGTATGTGGCTTCGCTTCCCAGAAGTGTTATTACCGAATATCTAAAAATACCTGAAGATTTAGTGGAAAAGTTTTACTATTTTATGAACGATGATTATTTGATTGATCAATATATAAAAAATGGCGAAGAAGCCAAGTGGCGCATGCATTTGCTTGATAAATCGTTCCAATTTTTAGAACAACAGCAACCACAAGAGCGTTAAAATCGTTATAATAGATAGGGTGCTTTTAAAAGAATCAATAGTTTTGTATCATGAAAAAAATCAGTAGTTATCGAATCGTTTTCCTTTTAATGCTATTTGTAAGTAGCAGTATGCTTGCTCAAACAAAAAGTGTTTTGGGTAAAGTGGTTGCAAAAACGCGCGATTTAGAAGGGATTTACGTAAAAAATATTACTACCAATGAATCGGCTCTTACCCAAAAAGGCGGTTATTTTTCTATTGAAGCCAGCCCAAACGACACACTGATTTTTTCGGCAGTGCATTTAGTGGGGCGCGAAAAAGTGCTTTCGTATGCAGACATGAACAAATCGTTGGTTTTTATACCTATGGAATTTATCGATAACGTGTTAGATGAACTTGTGATTGACCGCACCGTAAATTCAGAAACCTTGGGCTTTGGCAAAGTAAAGCGATACACACCTGCTCAGCGAAACTTGCACCGAGCAACATCTTCAAGCGGCGGTATAATTGCTATTGATGCCATTGTAAACGCCATTTCGGGCAGAACAAAAATGCTTAAAAAAGCACTAGCACTAGAGGAAGAATATCTTTTTGTAGAAAAAATTTTAAGTAAATTTCCCGAAGAATATTACAGTGAAAAATTACAAATACCTCCACAATATTACATGGCTTTTGGCTATTTTATGGCGCAAGACCCCGTTGTTGTAACATCTTATCAAACCACAAATAGCGAACAATTGAGTTTGCTTTATGCCGAAAAAGCAACTGAATTTTTAGAAATACTTAAGGTGTTAAGATAATTGTTTTGTGTAACTT is from Paenimyroides aestuarii and encodes:
- the pepE gene encoding dipeptidase PepE, coding for MKHLLIASTSTLHGMGYLEYLLPVLKNHFKTASTILFIPYARPGGISHDAYTAKVADAFAKIDKDVVGLHTFENPVAAIEKAEAIFTGGGNTFLLVKQLYGQHVLSPLKKVLQNGTPYLGCSAGSNITGLTMETTNDMPIVYPPSFQTLGMVPFNINPHYLDPVEGSTHMGETRETRINEFHCFNSQPVLGLREGSWLEVYGQKITLKGSLPARLFCQNQPAVELQPETDLSDLS
- a CDS encoding energy transducer TonB; this translates as MSTKLNFPSVQNLKNIWLKTLRKFILQKNGTVQQATISKSVCKECDLEALRVVKKLRLNPILINGKPERVRFRIPIRLALE